The Acetivibrio cellulolyticus CD2 genome has a segment encoding these proteins:
- a CDS encoding DUF5104 domain-containing protein, with amino-acid sequence MLNKNNDEGKADARLEQIIEAIKSKDKDSLKKIFSEQALNEAEDLNGRMDYLFDFVQGNIESWETIVHGNAYESINHGSRIKKSSSWYYVNTDKQKYLFFFLDNTIDTDHPENVGVYMLQVIKAEDKETQFDGGGPNTRCAGIYKPKE; translated from the coding sequence ATGTTAAACAAAAATAATGACGAAGGAAAAGCAGATGCTAGGTTGGAACAAATTATTGAAGCTATAAAAAGCAAGGATAAAGATTCTTTAAAGAAGATCTTTTCCGAACAGGCGCTTAATGAAGCAGAAGACCTTAACGGACGTATGGATTATTTGTTTGATTTTGTCCAAGGAAACATTGAATCATGGGAAACAATTGTGCATGGTAATGCCTATGAATCTATTAATCATGGAAGTAGAATCAAAAAATCAAGTTCATGGTATTATGTTAATACAGATAAACAGAAGTACTTATTCTTCTTTTTGGATAACACAATTGACACAGACCATCCTGAAAACGTAGGTGTGTATATGCTTCAGGTCATAAAAGCAGAAGATAAAGAAACACAATTCGATGGTGGTGGCCCAAATACTCGTTGCGCAGGTATTTATAAACCGAAAGAATAA
- a CDS encoding MEDS domain-containing protein, which yields MANCIQEFCRIRDNMESIRSSLEQDLAKDFSNLLERNVIKHSQSLDCLLFKCMKCSSASKIINILDIRSKAGKHSMFFYYCKTHLLVSLMQYIEQGIGKNELCYVFLQPDWYELLLEYLIKNNIPTRYVRYFSVDKVMKVFGNENFHIFRNEVLEIQSMTEEEGFSSVRLIGQCSYAISLTCKLDFLKFDRTVSDAIKGTNVSGVCLYDYYDYINESTFIEEDIIEESVNLHSNVIFRGSSKVGDKFTSIRKKSS from the coding sequence TTGGCAAATTGTATACAAGAGTTTTGTAGAATTAGAGACAATATGGAGAGTATTAGAAGTTCATTAGAACAAGATCTTGCAAAGGATTTTTCAAATCTTCTTGAGAGGAATGTTATTAAACATAGTCAAAGTCTGGATTGCTTGCTTTTTAAATGCATGAAATGCAGTAGTGCAAGTAAGATAATTAACATTTTAGATATTAGGAGTAAAGCAGGGAAGCATTCTATGTTCTTTTATTATTGTAAGACGCACCTGTTGGTAAGCCTTATGCAATATATTGAGCAAGGAATTGGAAAGAATGAATTATGTTATGTATTTCTTCAACCAGATTGGTATGAATTACTACTAGAATATCTAATAAAAAATAATATTCCAACTAGGTATGTCCGATATTTTTCGGTTGATAAAGTGATGAAGGTTTTTGGAAATGAAAACTTCCATATATTTAGAAATGAAGTACTGGAGATCCAAAGCATGACTGAAGAAGAAGGCTTTAGTAGTGTAAGACTTATTGGGCAGTGTTCTTATGCAATTAGTTTAACATGCAAATTGGACTTTCTTAAGTTTGACAGAACAGTTTCGGATGCAATTAAAGGAACTAATGTTTCCGGGGTATGTTTGTATGATTATTATGACTACATAAATGAATCAACATTTATTGAAGAAGATATTATAGAAGAGTCGGTTAATTTACACTCCAATGTTATTTTCAGAGGTTCATCTAAAGTGGGGGATAAATTTACTTCAATTAGGAAGAAAAGCTCATAA